One Megalopta genalis isolate 19385.01 chromosome 5, iyMegGena1_principal, whole genome shotgun sequence DNA window includes the following coding sequences:
- the HDAC3 gene encoding histone deacetylase 3 has product MSYNKKVSYFYNPDVGNFHYGPGHPMKPHRLSVIHSLVLNYGLHKKMQIYRPYRASTHDMCRFHSDEYVEFLQRVTPQNLQGYTKYLSHFNVGDDCPVFEGLFDFCSMYTGASLEGATKLNNNCCDIAINWSGGLHHAKKFEASGFCYINDIVIAILELLKYHARVLYIDIDVHHGDGVQEAFYLTDRVMTVSFHKYGNYFFPGTGDMYEIGAESGRYYSVNVPLKEGIDDTSYVQVFKPVISHVMEFFQPTAIVLQCGADSLANDRLGCFSLSTKGHGECVKFVRDLNVPLLTVGGGGYTLRNVARCWTYETSLLVDEQISNELPYTEYLEYFAPDFTLHPDVVTRQDNANSKQYLEAITRHVYDNLKMIQHSPSVQMQDVPCDALPPEEERQPEPDPDSRQNTQDTDKMVEPANEYYSGEKDQDKMDVSES; this is encoded by the coding sequence atgagttacaacaaaaaGGTATCGTACTTTTATAATCCTGACGTTGGGAACTTTCATTATGGCCCTGGTCATCCAATGAAGCCTCATAGACTTTCTGTGATCCACAGTCTCGTACTTAATTATGGCCTGCATAAAAAGATGCAAATATACCGTCCCTATAGAGCCAGCACTCATGACATGTGTCGTTTCCATTCTGACGAGTATGTAGAGTTTCTACAAAGAGTGACACCACAGAATTTGCAAGGATACACGAAGTACCTTAGCCACTTCAATGTAGGAGATGACTGTCCTGTCTTCGAAGGACTGTTTGACTTCTGCTCCATGTACACGGGAGCATCCTTAGAAGGGGCTACGAAGCTGAACAACAACTGCTGTGACATAGCCATCAACTGGAGTGGAGGATTACACCATGCAAAGAAGTTTGAAGCATCCGGTTTCTGTTATATCAATGACATTGTGATAGCAATCTTGGAGTTGTTGAAATATCATGCAAGAGTTCTTTACATAGATATAGACGTTCATCATGGTGATGGAGTCCAGGAGGCATTCTACCTCACAGACAGGGTAATGACTGTATCATTCCACAAGTATGGAAACTATTTCTTTCCTGGAACTGGAGACATGTATGAAATCGGTGCAGAAAGTGGAAGATATTACTCTGTGAATGTACCACTGAAGGAGGGAATCGATGACACCTCTTATGTACAGGTGTTCAAGCCTGTGATATCTCATGTAATGGAGTTCTTTCAGCCTACAGCAATTGTGCTCCAATGTGGTGCAGACTCCCTCGCAAACGATCGTCTTGGCTGCTTCAGTTTAAGTACGAAAGGACATGGGGAGTGTGTGAAATTTGTCAGAGACTTGAACGTTCCTCTGCTCACTGTAGGTGGGGGTGGGTATACCCTGCGCAATGTTGCACGTTGTTGGACGTATGAGACCTCTTTATTAGTcgatgaacaaataagcaacgAGTTGCCTTACACAGAGTATTTAGAATACTTTGCACCTGATTTCACCCTGCATCCCGATGTTGTCACTAGACAGGATAACGCCAACAGTAAACAATACCTGGAAGCAATCACGAGACATGTGTATGATAATCTAAAAATGATACAACATTCTCCCAGCGTTCAAATGCAGGATGTCCCCTGTGATGCTCTACCACCTGAAGAGGAGAGGCAGCCAGAGCCTGATCCGGACTCTAGACAGAATACACAGGACACTGACAAGATGGTTGAACCAGCCAATGAGTATTATTCAGGAGAGAAAGATCAGGATAAAATGGACGTGAGCGAATCGTGA